In a single window of the Atlantibacter hermannii genome:
- the lolE gene encoding lipoprotein releasing system, with the protein MASPLSLLIGLRFSRGRRRSGMVSLISVISTVGIALGVAVLIMGLSAMNGFERELNNRILAVVPHGEIEPVEQPWKGWPDVLTRVEKVPGIEAAAPYINFTGLIESGVNLRAIQVKGVDPQQEMRLSALPRFVQNNAWQNFKAGQQQIIIGKGVADALKVKQGDWISIMIPNSDGENKLLQPKRVRLQIAGILQLSGQLDHSLAMVPMQDAQQYLDMGDSVTGIAIKVNDVFNANKLVRDAGEVTNAYVYIKSWIGTYGYMYRDIQMIRAIMYLAMVLVIGVACFNIVSTLVMAVKDKSSDIAVLRTLGAKDGLIRAIFVWYGLLAGLVGSVSGVVVGVLASWQLTNIIAWIEKLIGHHFLSGDIYFIDFLPSELHAMDVVYVLITALVLSLVASWYPARRASRIDPARVLSGQ; encoded by the coding sequence ATGGCGAGTCCTCTGTCGTTATTGATTGGCCTGCGCTTTAGCCGTGGACGGCGGCGCAGCGGCATGGTGTCGCTGATTTCCGTGATTTCCACCGTCGGGATCGCGCTGGGCGTCGCGGTGTTGATTATGGGCCTGAGCGCCATGAATGGGTTCGAGCGCGAGCTGAACAACCGCATTCTTGCTGTGGTGCCGCACGGCGAAATTGAACCGGTGGAACAGCCCTGGAAAGGCTGGCCTGATGTGCTGACGCGGGTGGAAAAAGTCCCCGGCATTGAGGCCGCCGCGCCGTATATAAATTTCACTGGCCTGATCGAGAGCGGGGTCAACCTGCGGGCGATTCAGGTAAAAGGCGTCGATCCCCAGCAGGAGATGCGACTCAGCGCATTGCCACGATTTGTGCAGAACAATGCCTGGCAAAACTTTAAAGCCGGCCAGCAGCAAATCATTATCGGTAAAGGCGTAGCCGATGCGCTGAAAGTGAAGCAGGGCGACTGGATCTCCATCATGATCCCCAATTCCGATGGTGAAAATAAGCTGCTGCAACCGAAGCGGGTGCGTCTACAAATCGCCGGGATTTTACAGCTCAGCGGTCAGCTCGATCACAGCCTCGCCATGGTGCCGATGCAGGATGCTCAGCAGTATCTTGATATGGGCGACAGCGTGACCGGTATCGCCATCAAGGTTAACGACGTGTTCAACGCCAATAAACTGGTGCGCGATGCGGGAGAAGTGACCAACGCTTACGTTTATATCAAAAGCTGGATTGGCACCTACGGCTACATGTATCGCGATATCCAGATGATCCGCGCCATTATGTATCTGGCGATGGTGCTGGTGATTGGCGTCGCCTGTTTCAATATTGTGTCAACGCTGGTGATGGCGGTTAAAGACAAAAGCAGCGATATCGCGGTGCTGCGCACCCTCGGGGCGAAAGATGGCCTGATCCGCGCGATTTTTGTGTGGTACGGGCTGCTTGCCGGGCTGGTGGGCAGCGTCAGCGGCGTGGTGGTTGGGGTGCTGGCCTCGTGGCAGTTGACCAATATCATCGCCTGGATCGAGAAACTCATTGGCCACCATTTCCTGTCCGGCGATATTTATTTTATTGATTTCCTGCCATCAGAACTTCATGCCATGGATGTGGTATATGTGTTGATTACCGCGCTGGTGCTGAGCCTGGTAGCCAGCTGGTATCCGGCGCGGCGCGCCAGCCGTATCGACCCGGCACGGGTGCTGAGCGGGCAATAA
- the nagK gene encoding N-acetyl-D-glucosamine kinase — MYYGFDIGGSKIALGVYDAARQLLFEKRVATPHDSYPAFLETITRLVEQADAQFAVKGHVGIGIPGMPETDAGLLYAANLPAASGHPVRADLSRLLDRDVRIDNDANCFALSEAWDDAFRHYPVVMGLILGTGVGGGLVINGKSVTGRNYITGEFGHTRLPIDAMTLLGWDIPIRRCGCGQHGCAETYLSGRGFAWLYHHFYHETLEARKSSPAGMAVMSRPALTLSALSICWRCAWATG, encoded by the coding sequence ATGTATTACGGTTTCGATATCGGCGGCAGTAAAATCGCGCTCGGCGTGTATGACGCGGCGCGACAGTTGCTGTTCGAAAAACGCGTCGCCACGCCTCACGACAGCTACCCGGCGTTTCTGGAAACCATTACCCGTCTGGTGGAGCAGGCCGACGCGCAATTTGCCGTAAAAGGGCACGTCGGCATCGGTATTCCCGGTATGCCGGAAACCGACGCGGGACTGCTGTATGCCGCTAATCTGCCCGCGGCCTCCGGCCATCCGGTACGGGCGGATTTGAGCCGTTTACTGGATCGCGACGTGCGTATCGATAACGACGCGAACTGTTTCGCACTCTCTGAAGCCTGGGATGATGCCTTTCGCCATTATCCGGTGGTGATGGGGTTAATTCTCGGCACTGGTGTAGGTGGCGGACTGGTCATTAACGGTAAATCGGTGACCGGGCGCAATTATATCACCGGCGAATTTGGTCATACCCGCCTGCCCATCGACGCCATGACGCTGCTGGGCTGGGATATCCCCATCCGGCGTTGCGGCTGCGGTCAACATGGCTGCGCCGAAACGTATCTTTCCGGTCGCGGCTTTGCATGGCTGTATCATCACTTCTACCATGAAACACTGGAGGCCCGGAAATCATCGCCCGCTGGCATGGCGGTGATGAGCAGGCCCGCGCTCACGTTGAGCGCTTTGTCGATCTGCTGGCGCTGTGCCTGGGCAACTGGCTGA
- the cobB gene encoding NAD-dependent deacetylase: MLSRRQHRLMRFKRNKRRLRERLRQRLFFQNGVPEAMDKPRVVVLTGAGISAESGIRTFRATDGLWEEHRVEDVATPEGFARDPQLVQAFYNARRRQLQQPDIKPNPAHLALAELEQALGDRFLLITQNIDNLHERAGNHNIIHMHGELLKVRCAQSGQILEWTHDVTDQDKCHCCQFPAPLRPHVVWFGEMPLGMDDIYQALAMADVFIAIGTSGHVYPAAGFVHEARLHGAHTVELNLEPSQVGSEFEEKHYGLASKVVPEFVERLLKGL; encoded by the coding sequence ATGCTTTCGCGTCGTCAGCACCGTTTGATGCGGTTTAAGAGAAACAAGCGCCGACTGCGCGAGCGGTTGCGTCAGCGATTATTTTTTCAGAACGGAGTACCCGAAGCGATGGATAAACCAAGAGTAGTGGTATTAACCGGCGCGGGGATCTCGGCGGAATCCGGGATCCGCACCTTTCGCGCCACCGATGGGTTATGGGAAGAACATCGCGTCGAAGACGTCGCCACGCCGGAAGGCTTTGCCCGCGATCCGCAACTGGTCCAGGCGTTCTATAACGCCCGACGCCGCCAGTTACAGCAACCGGACATTAAACCCAATCCCGCGCATCTGGCGCTGGCGGAGCTGGAGCAGGCGCTCGGCGATCGCTTTCTGCTGATTACCCAAAACATCGATAATCTTCATGAGCGGGCAGGCAACCACAACATTATTCATATGCACGGTGAACTGTTGAAAGTGCGCTGCGCGCAAAGCGGGCAGATTCTGGAATGGACTCATGACGTCACCGACCAGGACAAGTGCCACTGCTGCCAGTTCCCGGCGCCGTTGCGCCCGCATGTGGTGTGGTTTGGCGAAATGCCGCTCGGAATGGACGATATCTACCAGGCGCTGGCGATGGCGGATGTATTTATCGCGATTGGCACCTCCGGTCACGTTTACCCGGCAGCGGGTTTTGTGCATGAAGCGCGGCTGCATGGTGCGCATACCGTGGAGCTCAATCTTGAGCCAAGCCAGGTCGGCAGTGAATTCGAAGAGAAACATTACGGGCTGGCGAGCAAAGTCGTTCCGGAATTTGTAGAACGGCTGCTAAAAGGGCTTTAA
- the potD_1 gene encoding spermidine/putrescine-binding periplasmic protein, which translates to MRDAADQLPAAPGRGKTGAETIGYPTPNLEARKLLSKEVSGDKSLYPDQATIDKGEWQNDVGDASAIYEEYYQKLKAGR; encoded by the coding sequence ATGCGCGATGCAGCTGATCAACTTCCTGCTGCGCCCGGACGTGGCAAAACAGGTGCGGAAACCATCGGTTACCCGACCCCCAACCTGGAAGCGCGTAAGTTACTGAGCAAAGAGGTATCGGGTGATAAATCCCTGTACCCGGATCAGGCGACCATCGATAAAGGCGAATGGCAGAATGACGTCGGCGACGCCAGTGCCATTTATGAAGAGTATTATCAGAAGTTAAAAGCCGGTCGTTAA
- the potD_2 gene encoding spermidine/putrescine ABC transporter substrate-binding protein has protein sequence MLNKPFDPNNDYSIPYIWGATAIGVNSDSIDPKTITRWADLWKPEYKGSLLLTDDAREVFQMALLKLGLSGNTTDRKEIEQAYHELQKLMPNVAAFNSDNPANPYMEGEVNLGMVWNGSAWVARQAGTPLEIVWPQEGGIFWMDSLSIPANAKNVDARCS, from the coding sequence ATGCTTAACAAGCCGTTTGACCCGAATAACGATTATTCGATCCCGTATATCTGGGGCGCGACGGCGATTGGCGTCAACAGCGACAGCATCGATCCGAAAACCATCACCCGCTGGGCCGATCTGTGGAAGCCGGAATACAAAGGCAGCCTGCTGCTGACCGACGATGCCCGTGAAGTCTTCCAAATGGCGCTGCTGAAGCTGGGCCTGTCCGGCAACACCACTGACCGTAAAGAGATCGAACAGGCTTATCACGAACTGCAAAAGCTGATGCCTAACGTCGCGGCGTTCAACTCCGATAACCCGGCCAACCCGTATATGGAAGGTGAAGTGAATCTCGGGATGGTCTGGAACGGCTCGGCATGGGTGGCACGTCAGGCGGGCACGCCGCTGGAAATCGTCTGGCCTCAGGAAGGCGGTATTTTCTGGATGGACAGCCTGTCGATCCCGGCTAACGCCAAAAACGTTGATGCGCGATGCAGCTGA
- the potD_3 gene encoding spermidine/putrescine ABC transporter substrate-binding protein gives MKKWSRHLLAAGALALGMSAAHADDSKTVYFYNWTEYVPPGLLEQFTKETGIKVIYSTYESNETMYAKLKTYKEGAYDLVVPSTYFVDKCARKA, from the coding sequence ATGAAAAAATGGTCACGCCACCTGCTTGCCGCCGGTGCGTTAGCACTGGGAATGAGCGCCGCCCATGCGGACGACAGTAAAACCGTCTATTTCTATAACTGGACCGAGTATGTGCCGCCCGGCCTGCTGGAACAGTTCACCAAAGAAACCGGGATTAAGGTTATCTATTCGACCTACGAGTCGAACGAAACCATGTACGCGAAACTGAAGACCTACAAAGAAGGCGCGTACGATCTGGTGGTTCCTTCCACCTACTTTGTCGACAAATGCGCAAGGAAGGCATGA
- the potC_1 gene encoding spermidine/putrescine ABC transporter permease, with protein sequence MPAVAAGWVLSFTLSMDDVVVSSFVTGPSYEILPLKIYSMVKVGVSPEVNALATILLVLSLVLVITSQLIARDKTKSLARSSG encoded by the coding sequence ATGCCTGCGGTGGCTGCCGGCTGGGTACTGAGCTTTACCCTGTCGATGGATGACGTGGTGGTCTCGTCGTTTGTGACCGGGCCGAGTTATGAAATTCTGCCGTTAAAAATTTACTCGATGGTGAAAGTCGGCGTATCGCCCGAAGTTAACGCGCTGGCCACCATTCTGCTCGTGCTGTCGCTGGTGCTGGTGATCACCAGCCAGTTGATCGCACGCGATAAAACCAAAAGTCTGGCTCGTTCGTCAGGCTGA